Proteins encoded by one window of Sinorhizobium arboris LMG 14919:
- a CDS encoding FixH family protein — translation MTGIHIMPKAGGACLALMLLLTNAYAAATDYRFELVEREIAEGPEAIVAVRLIDERTREPVRGAIIFATRLDMAPEGMETMTAAVEAVPSTEPGVYRFKTNLGMEGGWRFRLAAKLQGEAETVQGELVLKAIP, via the coding sequence ATGACTGGAATCCATATTATGCCGAAAGCAGGCGGCGCCTGCCTCGCTCTGATGCTGCTTTTAACGAACGCCTATGCCGCCGCTACGGACTACCGGTTCGAGCTCGTCGAGCGCGAGATTGCCGAGGGACCGGAAGCGATCGTCGCGGTCCGCCTCATAGACGAGAGGACGAGAGAGCCGGTTCGCGGCGCGATCATTTTTGCGACCCGGCTCGACATGGCTCCGGAAGGCATGGAGACAATGACTGCCGCCGTCGAGGCCGTGCCTTCGACCGAGCCCGGCGTTTACCGGTTCAAGACGAATCTCGGCATGGAAGGCGGCTGGCGCTTCAGACTGGCGGCCAAGCTCCAAGGGGAGGCCGAAACCGTTCAGGGTGAACTCGTTCTGAAGGCAATCCCGTGA
- a CDS encoding efflux RND transporter periplasmic adaptor subunit, with translation MKTLKFLVLVGSLVLAGGGGYVAGTGGLTQQFSLGATPRVPMPSAAEPAGEIIYYRHPDGVPEYSAAAKQTADGRPFVAVRQSEDVSFEPLKAVAGGTGAGERKILYYRNPMGLPDTSKVPKRDSMGMDYIPVYDGEEADSSAVKVSPGKLQRTGVKTASAERAVIARRIRAPGMIAFDERRIRIVSTRVDAFIEDVADITTGDRVEKGQNLFHYYSKDVARAGAEYATELRGGVKPGLEVGGALQLRNLGVQEETILSIGRDRTVPRSIAYRSPSDGVVLERNAIPGMMAKAGDVLFRIADTSSIWILADIPEYDAAAVRKGDPAKVSIRNLPGKFFEGSVDLIYPELRSETRTAKIRIELPNPTGQFLASMYAEVEIATGKPEHVVAVPNSAVIDTGNRQLVFVDKGEGRFEPREVALGARDSDRTEITKGIEAGEKVVISANFLLDAESNLNAALNALASAEAQP, from the coding sequence GTGAAGACGCTCAAATTCCTGGTTCTGGTCGGCTCCCTCGTCCTGGCAGGCGGAGGAGGCTACGTAGCCGGCACAGGCGGCCTTACGCAACAGTTCTCCCTTGGGGCAACGCCCCGAGTACCGATGCCGTCTGCTGCAGAGCCTGCGGGCGAGATCATCTACTACCGGCACCCGGACGGGGTGCCGGAGTATTCAGCGGCGGCGAAACAAACTGCGGACGGGCGCCCGTTCGTTGCGGTCCGGCAAAGTGAGGACGTCTCCTTCGAGCCGCTGAAGGCTGTCGCCGGGGGTACGGGCGCCGGCGAGCGAAAAATCCTCTACTACCGCAACCCTATGGGGCTGCCGGATACGTCTAAAGTACCGAAAAGAGACTCCATGGGAATGGACTACATTCCCGTTTACGATGGCGAGGAGGCAGACAGCTCGGCCGTGAAGGTGTCCCCGGGCAAACTCCAGCGGACGGGTGTGAAGACGGCGTCGGCCGAGCGTGCCGTCATCGCTCGAAGAATACGCGCGCCCGGCATGATCGCCTTCGATGAGCGGCGCATCCGGATCGTCTCGACGCGGGTGGATGCCTTCATCGAAGATGTCGCGGACATCACGACCGGCGACCGCGTGGAAAAGGGCCAGAACCTCTTCCACTACTATTCGAAGGACGTCGCCAGGGCGGGAGCGGAATACGCCACGGAACTTCGCGGCGGCGTCAAGCCGGGCCTCGAAGTCGGGGGAGCCCTGCAATTGCGCAATCTCGGCGTGCAGGAAGAGACGATCCTTTCGATTGGCAGGGATCGCACGGTCCCGCGGAGCATCGCCTATCGTTCGCCGAGCGACGGCGTCGTCCTGGAACGCAATGCCATTCCGGGCATGATGGCCAAAGCCGGCGACGTCTTGTTCCGCATCGCCGACACCTCCAGCATATGGATCCTGGCCGACATCCCGGAATACGATGCTGCGGCCGTCAGAAAAGGTGATCCTGCGAAGGTCAGCATACGAAACCTTCCGGGCAAGTTCTTCGAGGGCAGCGTCGATCTGATCTATCCCGAGCTTCGCTCGGAGACGCGGACCGCGAAGATCCGGATTGAGCTCCCCAATCCGACGGGGCAGTTCCTCGCCAGCATGTATGCCGAGGTCGAGATTGCTACAGGCAAACCGGAGCACGTCGTGGCGGTCCCGAACAGCGCCGTCATCGACACTGGCAATCGCCAGCTCGTCTTCGTGGACAAGGGCGAGGGCCGCTTCGAGCCGCGCGAGGTTGCGCTCGGGGCACGCGACAGCGACAGGACCGAGATCACGAAGGGGATCGAAGCCGGCGAGAAGGTCGTGATTTCAGCCAACTTCCTGCTCGATGCCGAAAGCAACCTCAACGCGGCGCTGAATGCGCTCGCCTCGGCGGAGGCGCAGCCATGA
- a CDS encoding efflux RND transporter permease subunit codes for MIAKVIAWSARNLVLVFIAAALSIAAGIHSLRTLPLDAIPDLSDVQVIVFTDYPGQAPQVVEDQVTYPLTTSMLTVPRSKVVRGFSFFGVSFVYVIFEDGTDPYWARSRVLEYLNAASSRLPRGVSPSLGPDATGVGWIYQYALVAKELSLAELRSLQDWVVRFAASKADGVAEVASVGGFVKQYSVVVDPVRLRSQNVTLREVADAVRASNRDAGGRTVEISEFEFMVRGKGYLQGIRSIENIVLMTEAGVPLRLSDVARVETVPDERRGITELNGEGEVASGIVLQRVGENALSVIDSVKKSLAEIKAGLPEGTEIVAVYDRSELINAAIETLKTTLVEESIVVALVTVAFLLHVRSALVAIIMLPVGILIAFIAMRALGIGANIMSLGGIAIAIGAMIDAAIVMIENAHKHLERAAPEESRTEVLIKAAGEVGPALFFSLLIITVSFLPIFTLESQEGRLFGPLAFTKTFAMAAAALLSVTLVPALMAVFVRGRIVPEHRNPLNRFLIWAYRPVISGVLGAKTITILLAIAALAATVWPARQIGSEFMPALDEGTLMYMPTTLPGLSVTKAAELLQTQDRIIKSFPEVETVFGKAGRAMTATDPAPMEMFETIITLKPKSEWRPGMTVEKLKQEMDAALQFPGVSNAWTMPIRARIDMLSTGIRTPVGVKVHGTDLREMERIARDIETVLKSVPGTSSAYAERVIGGYYLDIVPDRTALGRYGLSIDDVQQVIGMALGSEVLTSTVEGRERYGVAVRYPRASRSDPESIASEVHVSLPGGGSVPLGEVAEVKLTRGATGIRTENAQLSVYVFVDIADRDLGGYVAEAKEAVAASVGLPAGYSLAWSGQYEYLERAKARLAIVVPLTLALIFLLLYLNFKALTETLIVMLSLPFALVGGIWLMWWMEFNSSVAVAVGFIALAGVAAETGVIMLIYLDQALRERRGACAAEGRALTHADLNEAIMVGAVERVRPKMMTVVAIMAGLVPILWSTGSGSEVMQRIAVPMIGGMVSSTILTLVVIPAVYCLVKGWRLSSSSAPTEVGHFNAAQPMFNGEQP; via the coding sequence ATGATCGCGAAAGTCATCGCCTGGTCTGCGCGCAATCTCGTGCTCGTCTTCATCGCAGCGGCGCTTTCGATCGCCGCCGGCATCCATTCCCTGCGCACGCTCCCGCTGGATGCGATCCCCGATCTCTCCGACGTGCAGGTCATCGTCTTCACGGACTATCCGGGTCAGGCGCCCCAGGTGGTCGAGGATCAGGTGACATATCCGCTGACGACCTCGATGCTGACCGTTCCCCGTTCGAAGGTCGTCCGCGGTTTCTCCTTCTTCGGCGTCTCCTTCGTCTATGTGATCTTCGAGGACGGCACCGATCCCTACTGGGCGCGCAGCCGCGTCCTTGAATATCTGAACGCGGCCTCCAGCCGGTTGCCGCGAGGAGTATCGCCGAGCCTCGGGCCGGATGCGACGGGGGTCGGCTGGATCTACCAGTATGCCTTGGTCGCAAAGGAGCTCTCGCTTGCGGAACTGCGTTCGCTTCAGGATTGGGTGGTGCGCTTTGCGGCTTCCAAGGCCGATGGTGTCGCCGAAGTCGCGAGCGTTGGAGGCTTCGTAAAGCAGTATTCGGTCGTCGTGGATCCCGTTCGGCTGCGATCGCAGAACGTGACGCTGAGGGAGGTTGCGGACGCAGTTCGTGCCAGCAACCGCGACGCCGGCGGCCGGACGGTGGAAATATCCGAGTTCGAGTTCATGGTGCGGGGCAAGGGCTATCTACAGGGTATCAGGAGTATCGAGAACATCGTCCTGATGACCGAGGCCGGCGTTCCGCTCCGGCTCAGCGACGTGGCCAGGGTGGAGACGGTCCCCGACGAGCGGCGCGGCATCACCGAGTTGAACGGCGAGGGAGAGGTCGCGAGCGGTATCGTGCTTCAACGCGTCGGCGAAAACGCCTTGTCGGTCATCGACAGTGTCAAGAAGAGCCTTGCCGAGATAAAGGCCGGTCTCCCCGAGGGCACGGAGATCGTGGCTGTCTACGATCGCTCCGAACTGATCAATGCCGCCATCGAGACGCTGAAAACGACGTTGGTCGAGGAGTCGATCGTTGTTGCGCTGGTGACGGTCGCCTTCCTGCTTCACGTCCGCAGCGCTCTCGTCGCCATCATCATGCTGCCGGTCGGCATATTGATCGCCTTCATAGCGATGCGCGCGCTCGGGATCGGGGCCAACATCATGAGCCTCGGCGGGATCGCAATTGCCATCGGCGCGATGATCGATGCGGCGATCGTCATGATCGAGAACGCCCACAAGCACCTGGAACGCGCCGCGCCGGAAGAATCCCGCACGGAGGTCCTGATCAAGGCGGCCGGCGAAGTCGGTCCGGCGTTGTTCTTCAGCCTGCTCATCATCACCGTATCCTTCCTGCCGATCTTCACGCTGGAATCGCAGGAAGGCCGCCTTTTTGGACCCCTCGCCTTCACCAAGACCTTCGCGATGGCGGCGGCCGCCCTTCTGTCGGTCACGCTCGTGCCGGCGCTGATGGCCGTGTTCGTGCGGGGCCGGATCGTGCCGGAGCACAGAAATCCTCTCAACCGCTTTCTGATCTGGGCTTACCGGCCGGTGATTTCGGGCGTTCTCGGGGCCAAGACGATAACGATCCTGCTCGCGATAGCGGCGCTGGCGGCAACCGTCTGGCCGGCCCGCCAGATCGGCAGCGAATTCATGCCGGCACTGGACGAGGGTACGCTGATGTACATGCCGACGACGCTGCCCGGCCTGTCCGTGACCAAGGCCGCCGAACTCCTCCAGACGCAAGACCGCATCATCAAGTCTTTCCCTGAGGTCGAGACGGTATTCGGCAAGGCGGGCAGGGCCATGACGGCCACCGATCCCGCGCCGATGGAGATGTTCGAGACCATCATTACCCTGAAACCTAAATCCGAATGGCGACCCGGGATGACCGTCGAAAAGCTGAAACAGGAGATGGATGCCGCGCTGCAGTTTCCCGGCGTTTCCAATGCCTGGACGATGCCGATACGCGCTCGCATCGACATGTTGTCGACCGGCATCCGCACCCCGGTAGGCGTCAAGGTCCACGGCACCGATCTTCGCGAGATGGAGCGGATCGCACGGGACATCGAAACCGTTCTAAAGTCGGTCCCCGGCACATCCAGCGCCTACGCGGAACGGGTCATCGGTGGTTATTACCTCGACATCGTTCCGGACCGGACGGCGCTCGGCCGATACGGCCTGAGCATCGACGACGTACAGCAGGTCATAGGCATGGCGCTCGGGTCGGAAGTCCTGACCTCGACGGTCGAGGGTCGGGAGCGCTACGGCGTGGCCGTGCGCTATCCCCGGGCTTCGCGCAGCGATCCGGAATCGATCGCCAGCGAGGTTCATGTTTCGCTTCCCGGCGGCGGCAGCGTGCCGCTCGGCGAGGTGGCGGAGGTGAAGTTGACCCGCGGCGCAACGGGGATCCGCACCGAGAACGCTCAGCTCTCCGTCTATGTCTTCGTGGACATCGCCGATCGCGATCTCGGCGGCTATGTGGCGGAAGCGAAGGAAGCCGTCGCCGCGAGCGTAGGGCTGCCGGCGGGCTATTCGCTCGCCTGGAGCGGCCAGTACGAATATCTGGAGCGGGCCAAGGCGCGTCTGGCAATCGTCGTGCCGCTGACGCTGGCGCTGATTTTCCTGCTGCTCTACCTTAACTTCAAGGCGCTGACGGAGACGCTGATCGTCATGCTATCGCTGCCATTTGCGCTCGTCGGCGGCATCTGGCTCATGTGGTGGATGGAATTCAACTCTTCGGTTGCGGTCGCGGTGGGCTTCATCGCCCTGGCCGGGGTGGCCGCAGAGACCGGGGTGATCATGCTGATCTATCTCGATCAGGCATTGCGCGAGCGGCGCGGGGCATGCGCGGCCGAGGGGCGTGCCCTGACGCATGCCGATCTGAACGAGGCCATCATGGTGGGGGCGGTCGAGCGGGTTCGGCCGAAGATGATGACCGTCGTCGCCATCATGGCGGGGCTGGTGCCGATCCTCTGGAGCACGGGGTCCGGGTCGGAGGTCATGCAGCGGATCGCCGTCCCGATGATCGGCGGAATGGTATCCTCGACCATCCTCACCTTGGTGGTGATTCCGGCGGTTTATTGCCTCGTCAAGGGCTGGCGGCTGTCCTCATCGAGCGCACCGACTGAGGTCGGCCATTTCAATGCCGCACAACCAATGTTCAATGGAGAGCAACCATGA
- a CDS encoding DUF411 domain-containing protein — MKRRELLFSAAAAASAWMIGPASAVSREMVVYKDPNCGCCHEWAEAMKGAGFKVGIKDVDDLSAIKQRYAIPDEMQGCHTAVVGGYYLEGHVPLDAVERLLAERPDIAGVAVPGMPVGSLGMGNDPRASYDVFAVKRDGTSAIYQSVRPKG; from the coding sequence ATGAAAAGAAGAGAGCTTCTGTTTTCCGCGGCCGCGGCCGCGTCGGCTTGGATGATCGGGCCTGCCTCGGCGGTCAGCCGGGAAATGGTCGTCTACAAGGACCCCAATTGCGGCTGCTGCCATGAATGGGCCGAGGCGATGAAGGGAGCCGGCTTTAAGGTAGGCATAAAGGATGTCGACGATCTGTCCGCGATAAAGCAACGCTATGCGATACCGGATGAGATGCAAGGTTGCCATACGGCCGTGGTCGGCGGTTATTACCTGGAGGGCCATGTGCCGCTCGATGCCGTGGAAAGGCTCCTCGCCGAACGCCCGGACATTGCCGGCGTCGCGGTCCCGGGCATGCCCGTCGGATCGCTGGGCATGGGAAACGACCCCCGCGCATCCTATGATGTGTTCGCGGTGAAGAGAGACGGCACCAGCGCAATCTATCAGTCTGTCAGACCCAAAGGCTGA
- a CDS encoding DEAD/DEAH box helicase, translating to MSTFKELGLSESIVATLSANGFEKPTPIQAQAIPLVLKNRDLIGLAQTGTGKTAAFGLPMIEKLVADGRRPDPRNIRALVLAPTRELVNQIAANLKLFVRKSPLKIGVVVGGVSINKQTEQLARGVDILVATPGRLLDLVSRKAVTLTQARYLVLDEADQMLDLGFIHDLRKISKLVPKNRQTLLFSATMPKLIAELAGEYLTDPVKVEVSPPGKAADKVEQYVHFVPGKDLKTTILKQTLTANPDGLSLIFSRTKHGAEKLMKHLDHVGFKAASIHGNKSQGQRERALKAFREGEIRVLVATDVAARGIDIPGVTHVYNYDLPEVPDAYVHRIGRTARNGRDGIAIAFCAPDEIRLLRDIEKLMGIQIAVASGEAPADQARPSKGRGGRGNGQPRGNGAGQRQGGPRRERPQRQAAAGGFAGDDLLRDERRDQRAAGHGPADGRPEGHRKHKAQKHHGRPGPQQAGRRGSEQSGERNGGRNRPQRADGRGHQR from the coding sequence TTGTCCACTTTCAAAGAGCTTGGCCTCTCCGAGTCCATCGTGGCGACACTTTCCGCCAACGGTTTCGAAAAGCCGACGCCCATCCAGGCGCAGGCCATTCCGCTGGTCTTGAAAAACCGTGACCTCATCGGCCTTGCACAGACTGGCACCGGCAAGACCGCTGCTTTCGGCCTGCCGATGATCGAAAAGCTCGTCGCCGACGGTCGACGTCCCGATCCGCGCAATATCCGCGCCCTTGTACTCGCCCCCACCCGCGAGCTGGTGAACCAGATCGCGGCCAACTTGAAGCTTTTCGTAAGGAAGAGCCCGCTCAAGATCGGCGTCGTCGTCGGTGGCGTCTCGATAAACAAGCAGACCGAACAGCTCGCCCGCGGTGTCGATATTCTCGTCGCGACCCCAGGCCGCCTGCTCGACCTCGTTTCCCGCAAGGCGGTGACGCTGACCCAGGCTCGCTACCTCGTTCTCGACGAGGCCGATCAGATGCTCGACCTCGGCTTCATCCACGACCTGCGCAAGATTTCCAAGCTGGTGCCGAAGAACCGTCAGACGCTGCTCTTCTCCGCAACCATGCCGAAGCTGATTGCCGAGCTTGCCGGCGAATACCTGACCGATCCGGTAAAGGTCGAAGTCTCGCCCCCGGGCAAAGCCGCCGACAAGGTCGAACAATATGTACATTTCGTCCCGGGCAAGGACCTGAAGACGACGATCCTGAAGCAGACGCTGACCGCCAATCCCGACGGGCTGTCGCTGATTTTCAGCCGCACCAAGCATGGCGCCGAGAAGCTGATGAAGCATCTCGACCATGTCGGCTTCAAGGCCGCCTCGATCCATGGCAACAAGAGTCAGGGTCAGCGGGAGCGTGCGCTGAAGGCATTCCGCGAGGGTGAGATCCGCGTGCTCGTGGCGACGGACGTGGCCGCCCGCGGGATCGACATTCCGGGCGTCACCCACGTCTATAACTACGACCTGCCGGAAGTGCCCGACGCCTATGTGCACCGTATCGGCCGCACGGCTCGTAACGGCCGCGACGGCATCGCGATCGCTTTCTGCGCGCCGGACGAAATCCGCCTGCTTCGTGACATCGAGAAGCTGATGGGCATCCAGATCGCTGTCGCCAGCGGCGAAGCGCCCGCCGACCAGGCCCGCCCGTCCAAGGGCCGGGGCGGTCGTGGCAACGGTCAGCCTCGCGGCAATGGCGCAGGACAGCGCCAGGGCGGACCCCGCCGCGAGCGGCCGCAGCGCCAGGCGGCGGCCGGCGGATTCGCCGGCGATGACCTGCTGCGCGACGAGCGCCGCGACCAGCGCGCTGCTGGGCACGGACCGGCGGACGGGCGGCCCGAAGGGCACCGCAAACACAAGGCGCAGAAGCACCATGGGCGACCCGGGCCGCAGCAGGCCGGCCGCCGTGGGAGCGAACAGTCGGGCGAACGCAATGGCGGCCGCAACCGACCGCAACGTGCCGACGGTCGCGGCCATCAGCGTTAG
- a CDS encoding host attachment protein — MRNRIWILTADGNTARILKDVNLLKDGRQQPEVETFQIETKRRRDIMADRPGRSHSSVGHGRSAMEYSSDPVREEQHRFAMEIAGKLDHYAHEHAFENLVICAAPRTLGDLRKLLSHQVKERTLAEIDRNCVAVPTDQLIATVKSVVFPG; from the coding sequence GTGCGGAACCGGATCTGGATATTGACAGCCGATGGAAACACGGCGCGCATCTTGAAGGACGTCAACCTGCTGAAGGACGGCAGACAGCAGCCGGAGGTGGAAACATTCCAAATCGAGACCAAGCGTCGCCGGGACATCATGGCGGACAGACCCGGACGCAGCCATTCGTCGGTCGGTCACGGCCGCTCGGCGATGGAATACAGCAGCGATCCCGTACGGGAGGAGCAGCATCGATTCGCCATGGAAATCGCCGGGAAGCTCGACCACTATGCCCACGAGCATGCCTTCGAGAATCTGGTGATCTGCGCGGCGCCGAGAACGCTCGGCGATCTCAGAAAGCTGCTCTCGCATCAGGTCAAGGAAAGAACCCTTGCGGAGATCGACCGCAACTGCGTCGCTGTACCGACCGATCAATTGATCGCGACGGTCAAATCCGTGGTTTTTCCCGGCTAG
- the mnmD gene encoding tRNA (5-methylaminomethyl-2-thiouridine)(34)-methyltransferase MnmD — protein MTGTDPGQSPSPSRQNLEWHEGDMPYSTEFGDHFYCRTDGRLECGHVFLAGNRLPERWQAGGAFTIGELGFGTGLNFCETWRQWKQAPATATSLHFVSFERFPMQAGEIDRALAHWPEIDEERQALVANWPTEPAGRVDIAFTGEVRLTVVIGTALDGVSATRPGFDAWYLDGFAPARNPDMWSETLMRLVFDRTVSGGSFATYAAAGFVRRNLAAAGFTVERRPGFAGKREMLRGDKA, from the coding sequence ATGACAGGAACCGATCCCGGCCAGAGCCCTTCACCCTCGCGGCAAAACCTCGAATGGCACGAGGGCGATATGCCCTATTCGACGGAATTTGGCGACCACTTTTATTGCCGCACCGACGGGCGGCTCGAATGCGGCCACGTCTTTCTTGCCGGCAACCGGCTGCCGGAACGGTGGCAGGCGGGGGGCGCGTTCACGATCGGCGAACTCGGCTTCGGCACCGGACTCAATTTCTGCGAAACCTGGCGCCAATGGAAACAGGCGCCGGCCACCGCCACGAGCCTCCATTTCGTCTCCTTCGAGCGCTTTCCGATGCAAGCGGGCGAGATCGACCGCGCGCTGGCGCATTGGCCGGAAATCGACGAGGAGCGGCAGGCGCTTGTTGCCAACTGGCCCACGGAACCGGCCGGCCGGGTAGATATCGCCTTCACGGGAGAGGTAAGGCTCACGGTGGTCATCGGCACGGCGCTCGACGGAGTTTCAGCGACCCGTCCAGGTTTCGACGCCTGGTACCTCGATGGCTTCGCGCCTGCACGCAATCCGGACATGTGGTCTGAAACGCTGATGCGGCTGGTGTTCGACAGGACCGTCTCCGGCGGCAGCTTCGCCACCTATGCCGCAGCCGGTTTCGTCCGCCGCAACCTGGCGGCCGCCGGCTTCACCGTCGAACGTCGTCCCGGCTTTGCCGGAAAGCGGGAGATGCTGCGCGGCGACAAAGCCTGA
- a CDS encoding NAD(P)/FAD-dependent oxidoreductase: protein MCEVLIVGGGVMGLWAAVMAARAGFTTRLLERGAIGSGASGGLLGALMPHMPDRWNEKKQFQFDALMSLEGEIAGLEAATGLSAGYRRSGRIMPLGKPHLREIALGREQDAARHWCTPSRRFHWHVREADAGGWPPAEAAPFGVVHDTLAARVAPRSLLAMLRAALDQFPHVRCEEGAAVISLEPARGRLSLADGRALTFDHLVLAAGVESFFFIDGLTQPRRAPSGGAVKGQAALLRADIDPALPIIFSDGLYIVPHENGQVAVGSTSENRFDQPYSTDDQLDALLARATTFAPALLGAPVIERWAGLRPRATGREPMVGRHPDHERLFVLTGGFKVGFGLAHALARSVIDEIAGRPSGELPETFRCAHHIAALR from the coding sequence ATGTGCGAAGTTTTGATCGTGGGCGGCGGCGTCATGGGCCTTTGGGCTGCCGTGATGGCTGCCCGTGCCGGTTTCACTACGCGGCTTCTCGAGCGGGGTGCGATCGGTTCCGGCGCGAGCGGCGGCCTCCTCGGCGCGCTCATGCCGCATATGCCCGACCGATGGAACGAGAAGAAGCAGTTTCAGTTCGATGCCCTGATGTCGCTCGAAGGCGAGATCGCCGGGCTTGAAGCCGCCACAGGCCTTTCGGCAGGCTACCGTCGCTCTGGCCGGATCATGCCCCTCGGCAAACCGCACCTGCGAGAGATCGCCCTCGGTCGCGAGCAGGATGCGGCACGGCATTGGTGTACGCCGTCACGCCGTTTCCACTGGCATGTCCGCGAAGCCGACGCAGGCGGATGGCCGCCCGCCGAGGCGGCGCCCTTCGGTGTCGTCCATGATACGCTCGCCGCCAGGGTGGCGCCGCGCAGCCTTCTTGCGATGCTGAGGGCGGCGTTGGACCAATTTCCTCATGTGCGGTGCGAGGAAGGGGCGGCGGTCATCTCGCTCGAACCGGCACGCGGCCGGCTGTCGCTCGCCGACGGGCGCGCTCTGACTTTCGACCATTTGGTACTTGCGGCGGGCGTCGAAAGCTTCTTCTTCATTGATGGTTTGACCCAGCCGCGGCGGGCCCCGAGCGGCGGTGCCGTCAAGGGCCAGGCGGCGCTGCTTCGCGCCGATATCGATCCGGCCCTGCCGATCATCTTTAGCGATGGGCTCTATATCGTGCCGCATGAAAATGGCCAGGTGGCGGTCGGCAGCACGAGCGAGAACCGGTTCGACCAGCCATATTCCACCGACGACCAGCTTGACGCCCTGCTTGCCCGCGCAACCACATTTGCGCCCGCTTTGCTCGGCGCCCCGGTGATCGAGCGCTGGGCGGGGCTGCGTCCCAGGGCTACGGGCCGCGAGCCCATGGTCGGCCGCCACCCGGATCACGAAAGGCTCTTCGTCCTGACGGGCGGTTTCAAGGTAGGCTTCGGTCTGGCGCATGCGTTGGCGCGTTCCGTGATCGACGAGATTGCCGGGCGCCCCTCGGGAGAATTGCCCGAAACCTTCCGCTGTGCGCATCACATCGCGGCATTGCGGTAA
- a CDS encoding DUF1045 domain-containing protein yields the protein MRYAICFTPPMGDPLSAAAASWLGRSVYSGEAAELPSIAGLAVSEIAFHTAVPRRFGFHATVMAPFDLNPDLDEAQLLKAMMLFTSGETPFEIERLEVARIGQCWGLMPQIPSQPMHLLAARVVQAFDRFRAPLGEDEIERADPDRLTAPQFTNLHRWGDPFVMDEYRFHLALTGPVNADVSRRMEGPLREVFEPLLTAPLAIRSLALFVEHEPGAPMRVHSQHPLGRISARPRSDWARRSLEGRPVQADATLPPAPAAAFLLSRP from the coding sequence ATGCGTTACGCAATCTGTTTCACCCCACCGATGGGTGACCCCCTTTCGGCTGCGGCTGCCAGCTGGCTCGGCCGAAGCGTCTATTCGGGGGAGGCGGCAGAACTGCCGTCGATTGCCGGCCTTGCCGTCTCGGAGATAGCCTTTCACACGGCGGTGCCGCGCCGGTTCGGATTCCATGCGACGGTCATGGCGCCGTTCGATCTCAACCCGGACTTGGACGAAGCACAATTGCTCAAGGCGATGATGCTCTTCACGAGTGGCGAAACGCCGTTCGAAATCGAGCGGCTGGAGGTTGCACGCATCGGCCAGTGCTGGGGGCTGATGCCGCAGATTCCAAGTCAGCCGATGCATCTGCTCGCCGCACGCGTGGTGCAGGCCTTCGACCGCTTCCGCGCCCCGCTCGGCGAAGACGAAATCGAGCGGGCGGACCCGGACAGGCTCACCGCGCCGCAATTCACCAACCTGCATCGATGGGGCGACCCCTTCGTAATGGACGAATATCGGTTTCACCTGGCGCTCACAGGCCCCGTGAATGCCGATGTCTCGCGGCGGATGGAAGGCCCCTTGCGCGAAGTTTTCGAGCCGTTGCTGACTGCGCCGCTTGCGATCCGAAGCCTCGCCCTGTTCGTGGAGCACGAGCCCGGAGCGCCGATGCGCGTGCATTCCCAGCATCCGCTTGGCAGGATTTCCGCGCGGCCGCGCAGCGATTGGGCGAGGCGTTCCCTTGAGGGACGACCGGTTCAGGCTGATGCCACCCTGCCGCCGGCTCCGGCAGCCGCCTTCCTTCTCAGCCGGCCGTAG